The following proteins are encoded in a genomic region of Sulfurimonas sp. HSL3-7:
- a CDS encoding DUF21 domain-containing protein has product MTDIPIWLGIAFCVSQSAMFSGLNLAFFSISKMRLKIEISHGNRAAETVLAMREDANFLLTTILWGNVGINVLMALLSNSVMAGVMAFLFSTVIITLFGEIAPQAYFSRHALRMASGLAPVLRFYQLLLWPLARPSAKVLDLWLGREAVQFFRENEIEEMLRMHIRESDSEITHVEGKGALNFLAIDDLKVSEEGERIDPLSIIPLKFEGKWPIFPSITPSAKDRFLRRIHRSKKSWVILTDMRDNPRLVIDADGFINAALFEFETFNPMEHCHRPMIISNLESTLGDTLSGLQVDAEHTEDDVIDEDIILIWGEDRRIITGADILGRLLRGIVAK; this is encoded by the coding sequence ATGACCGATATACCTATCTGGCTGGGCATCGCCTTTTGCGTTTCGCAATCGGCGATGTTCTCCGGGCTCAACCTCGCATTTTTCAGCATCAGCAAGATGCGGCTCAAGATCGAGATATCCCACGGCAACCGTGCCGCTGAGACTGTTCTGGCGATGCGCGAAGACGCCAACTTTCTTTTGACGACGATACTCTGGGGGAATGTCGGCATCAATGTCCTGATGGCCCTCCTTTCGAACTCGGTCATGGCGGGGGTGATGGCTTTCCTCTTCTCTACGGTCATCATCACGCTCTTCGGCGAGATCGCACCGCAGGCCTACTTCTCACGCCACGCTCTGCGTATGGCCTCCGGGCTCGCCCCGGTGTTGCGTTTTTATCAGCTTTTGCTGTGGCCGCTGGCCAGACCGTCGGCGAAGGTGCTTGACCTGTGGCTGGGCAGAGAAGCGGTACAGTTCTTTCGGGAGAACGAGATCGAAGAGATGCTCCGTATGCATATACGCGAGAGCGATTCCGAGATCACCCATGTCGAAGGCAAGGGAGCGCTGAACTTTCTGGCGATCGACGATCTAAAGGTGAGCGAGGAGGGCGAACGCATCGATCCGTTGAGCATCATTCCCCTGAAGTTCGAAGGGAAGTGGCCGATCTTCCCCTCTATCACCCCCTCTGCGAAGGACCGTTTCTTGCGCCGTATACACAGGTCAAAGAAGTCGTGGGTCATTCTAACCGATATGCGCGACAACCCCCGTCTGGTCATCGATGCTGACGGTTTTATCAATGCCGCGCTGTTTGAATTTGAGACCTTTAATCCGATGGAACACTGCCATCGGCCGATGATCATCTCCAACCTGGAGTCGACCCTCGGCGATACCCTGTCAGGGTTGCAGGTGGATGCGGAACATACGGAAGACGACGTCATTGACGAAGATATCATCCTGATCTGGGGAGAGGACCGCCGGATCATTACCGGTGCCGACATACTCGGGCGGCTTCTGCGGGGGATCGTGGCGAAATAA
- a CDS encoding TIGR00341 family protein, whose amino-acid sequence MYERVILLVGEETDDTVIGNIEEYLGTQYRLKTETVTFSKFDQPAEKTLYLLYLSDGEIRELFKNEAVGAMEVGILPNDLCPYAMRSYGIVHDLFEAIDDVLKATEATPVDLLLCNGLPVIGNIVIGNVHGMNRVHDVYRGLFQKTAAFFSSFRALSFQHYTITTAKGNITSTAATGIMIFEHNVSGVSHNLLRENLSLHDGKLNALILAPASVFTYLYYLFLSYFLNRLYIDRLPKSIGLIISSGLEISSPRPIEYMFDGIVASDTRLTLEVARDGARIYLGRKITDVPAEQSKEEKETIRIQGLPKGEMVTMLASEPVPFFPKADEEDFKELFVGLRQSARISSVFIILMILSTLLATTGLFQNSAPVIIGAMILAPLMAPIVSFSMGVVRGEKELMKESTTTFLVGIVTALVFSCLYAYLLPLNLLTDEMQSRLNPNLLDLMVAIIAGVAGAYAHAKSEVAKSLAGVAIAVALVPPLSVAGIGIGWWDGEVLYGAFLLFMTNLAGITLSAALTFLLLGFAPVRRATKGIVLTTVFLAFVSVPLLFSFYQVIEQHRILTQLKTVEHLQLDGQPVTVRALSVDLSRETPVVYIETRSASMLGGDQLQRLKEAIDKALERPVVVNVLSEIELH is encoded by the coding sequence ATGTATGAGCGCGTGATTCTTCTTGTCGGCGAAGAGACTGACGACACCGTTATCGGCAATATTGAAGAGTATCTCGGTACGCAGTACCGGCTGAAGACAGAGACCGTCACATTCTCAAAATTTGACCAGCCGGCCGAGAAGACGCTCTACCTTTTATATCTATCCGATGGGGAGATCAGAGAACTCTTCAAGAATGAGGCGGTGGGTGCTATGGAGGTGGGTATTCTACCCAACGACCTCTGCCCCTATGCAATGCGAAGCTACGGTATCGTCCATGACCTGTTTGAAGCGATCGACGATGTATTGAAGGCGACGGAAGCGACCCCGGTCGATCTGTTGTTATGCAACGGCTTGCCTGTGATCGGCAATATCGTCATAGGAAACGTCCACGGGATGAACCGCGTACACGACGTCTATAGAGGGCTCTTCCAAAAGACAGCGGCTTTCTTCTCCTCATTCAGAGCGCTTTCGTTCCAGCACTATACGATCACCACGGCCAAGGGCAACATTACCAGTACCGCTGCAACCGGTATTATGATCTTCGAACACAATGTCAGCGGAGTGAGCCACAATTTGCTGAGAGAGAACCTTTCTCTCCACGACGGCAAGCTCAATGCACTGATCCTTGCACCGGCAAGTGTTTTTACCTACCTTTACTACCTCTTTTTGAGCTATTTTCTTAACAGGCTCTATATCGACCGCCTTCCCAAAAGTATCGGCCTGATCATCTCGTCCGGACTCGAGATCAGCAGTCCGAGACCCATCGAATATATGTTCGACGGGATTGTGGCGAGCGATACCCGGCTTACTCTGGAGGTGGCAAGGGATGGGGCCCGCATCTATCTCGGCCGGAAAATCACCGATGTCCCGGCTGAACAGTCGAAAGAGGAGAAGGAGACCATCCGGATACAGGGACTCCCCAAAGGCGAGATGGTCACGATGCTGGCAAGCGAACCTGTCCCCTTCTTTCCGAAGGCGGACGAAGAGGACTTCAAAGAGCTTTTTGTCGGCCTGCGCCAGAGTGCCAGGATCTCATCCGTCTTTATCATACTGATGATCCTCAGTACCCTGCTGGCGACGACAGGGCTCTTCCAGAATTCGGCACCCGTCATTATCGGTGCGATGATCCTTGCACCGTTGATGGCACCTATTGTCTCCTTTTCTATGGGTGTCGTACGGGGTGAAAAAGAGCTCATGAAAGAGAGTACGACAACCTTCCTTGTCGGGATCGTGACGGCGCTCGTCTTCTCCTGCCTCTATGCCTACCTGCTGCCGTTGAATCTTCTGACCGATGAGATGCAGAGCCGGTTAAACCCGAATCTTCTCGATCTTATGGTGGCGATCATCGCCGGTGTTGCGGGAGCTTACGCCCACGCCAAGTCTGAAGTGGCCAAAAGCCTCGCAGGAGTGGCGATCGCGGTCGCACTTGTGCCGCCGCTGAGCGTTGCGGGAATCGGTATCGGCTGGTGGGACGGCGAAGTCCTTTACGGGGCGTTTCTCCTCTTTATGACCAACCTGGCGGGGATTACCCTTTCGGCGGCGCTGACGTTCCTGCTGCTCGGTTTTGCACCCGTCAGGCGGGCGACGAAAGGGATCGTCCTGACGACCGTCTTCCTTGCTTTTGTGTCGGTGCCGCTGCTTTTTTCGTTCTATCAGGTGATAGAACAGCACAGGATCCTTACACAACTTAAAACTGTCGAACATCTGCAGCTCGACGGTCAGCCGGTCACCGTCCGCGCGCTTTCCGTCGATTTGAGCAGGGAGACCCCCGTCGTCTACATTGAGACAAGGAGCGCCTCAATGCTGGGAGGCGATCAGCTTCAGCGGCTCAAAGAGGCGATCGACAAGGCGCTGGAACGGCCTGTTGTCGTCAATGTGCTATCCGAGATCGAACTGCACTAG
- a CDS encoding cation-transporting P-type ATPase: MEPLLHIPEYVHSLKVEETMEKLQSTSNGLKSDDVVSRQRVFGKNIIEQQKVSRLSVLAGQFRSPLVLILLFAALIAFSVGSSADGLLIMLIVCINTALGFWQELKALTSIEALKKMTESRVTVIRDGDEKRVASSEIVPGDLILLSEGDLVPADLRLITVEGLTIDESVLTGESVPVTKEAAVALPRKTLPYELDNMALSGTVVVKGSATAVAVYTAQKSYLASIAEKAQEESPESPLSRALGTYTRKHLLLTLSIIAIVGIIAYFQGRDLLDITMLLIAEIVSAIPEGLPIVVTLVLTIGAMALSRRNVLVRYLPTVETLGSATVIASDKTGTITQGKLVVKESFAINESFTKIAAALANESEQGRGDPIDTALAQWLGVHFEQIRERFRRTSFYPFDTKYRLMASANIIHEEHKIVVKGAYESLKEFARNREDFEKLEAVHDEFARKGLRVLAFGVGTYESDDIETWEIDIVGLVGFLDPPKEDVKAAVETAGNSGIRIMMITGDNALTATAIAEEVGIYREGDRVVSGEEVGDLDDEALKTKLADTTVWARMLPEHKYRIVKLLQESGEIVAVTGDGANDVPALKAADLGIAMGSGAEAAKATANMILLNNDLSVIIEAVRQGRIIANNIRKSIYFLVSTSIDEIILISGAILMGYPLPLYPLQILWINIVADSALDKTFPFIREEGDVMKGSPRKPDTQFFDKIQIARTLYASAVIGLLGLWLYHVTITARGHDAAVSTVFTAMIVAIWVNGLQSLKEHEPFLKHIRTSLTISPYLWLGISIGVFLQGAVLFFAGEWFHAELPDLEASGYILAMALSVFCLIEARKWAEFGYRHYVHTKV, translated from the coding sequence GCTGCAGAGCACTTCGAATGGCCTCAAAAGTGATGACGTCGTATCACGGCAGCGCGTGTTCGGAAAGAATATAATTGAACAGCAGAAGGTGAGCAGGCTCTCTGTTCTGGCAGGGCAGTTCAGGTCGCCGCTTGTCCTGATCCTCCTGTTTGCAGCGCTCATCGCTTTTTCGGTTGGCAGCTCCGCCGACGGTCTGCTGATCATGTTGATCGTCTGTATCAATACCGCACTCGGTTTCTGGCAGGAGCTCAAGGCCCTCACCTCGATCGAAGCCCTGAAAAAGATGACCGAAAGCAGGGTCACTGTGATACGTGACGGGGATGAGAAGAGGGTTGCCTCATCGGAGATCGTCCCTGGAGATCTCATTCTCCTGAGCGAAGGCGATCTCGTTCCGGCTGATCTTCGGCTGATCACGGTAGAGGGGTTGACTATCGACGAGTCCGTATTGACGGGGGAATCGGTACCGGTAACCAAAGAGGCTGCTGTTGCGCTTCCCAGGAAGACACTGCCGTACGAACTGGACAACATGGCCCTTTCGGGCACCGTCGTCGTCAAAGGAAGTGCCACGGCGGTGGCCGTCTATACCGCCCAGAAGAGCTACCTCGCCTCCATCGCGGAAAAGGCGCAGGAGGAGTCGCCCGAAAGTCCTTTGAGCCGGGCGCTCGGCACCTATACCAGAAAGCATCTTCTGCTTACCCTCTCCATTATTGCGATCGTCGGGATCATCGCCTATTTCCAGGGACGGGACCTTCTCGACATCACGATGCTGCTGATCGCGGAGATCGTATCGGCCATCCCGGAAGGGCTGCCGATCGTCGTGACCCTTGTCCTGACGATCGGGGCCATGGCGCTGAGCCGTAGAAATGTCCTGGTGCGATACCTTCCTACGGTAGAGACCCTCGGCAGCGCAACGGTGATCGCTTCGGACAAGACCGGCACGATCACCCAGGGAAAACTGGTCGTCAAAGAGAGTTTTGCGATCAACGAGAGCTTCACAAAGATCGCCGCCGCCCTGGCCAATGAGTCGGAGCAGGGCAGAGGCGACCCGATCGACACGGCACTGGCCCAATGGCTTGGCGTGCATTTTGAACAGATCAGAGAACGATTCCGACGTACCAGCTTCTACCCTTTCGATACCAAGTATCGGCTGATGGCAAGTGCGAACATTATTCATGAAGAGCACAAGATCGTCGTCAAAGGGGCGTATGAATCACTCAAAGAGTTTGCGCGCAACCGTGAAGATTTTGAAAAGCTCGAGGCGGTTCACGACGAATTCGCACGAAAAGGGCTGAGGGTTCTGGCTTTTGGTGTCGGCACTTATGAAAGCGACGACATCGAGACATGGGAGATCGACATCGTCGGACTGGTGGGTTTTCTTGATCCGCCGAAAGAGGATGTCAAAGCGGCGGTGGAGACTGCGGGAAATTCCGGCATACGCATCATGATGATCACCGGCGACAACGCCCTGACGGCTACCGCTATTGCCGAAGAGGTCGGCATCTACCGCGAAGGTGATCGGGTCGTGAGCGGCGAGGAGGTCGGCGATCTGGATGACGAAGCGCTGAAAACAAAACTTGCCGATACCACCGTCTGGGCCCGTATGTTGCCAGAACACAAATATCGCATCGTCAAACTGCTACAGGAGAGCGGTGAGATCGTCGCCGTCACAGGTGACGGCGCCAATGATGTCCCAGCACTTAAAGCAGCCGATCTCGGCATCGCGATGGGCAGCGGGGCTGAAGCGGCCAAGGCGACAGCGAACATGATCCTGCTCAATAACGACCTTTCAGTCATCATCGAAGCGGTACGCCAGGGGCGCATCATCGCCAACAACATCAGAAAGTCCATCTACTTCCTCGTGTCGACCAGCATCGACGAGATCATTCTGATCTCGGGAGCCATACTGATGGGCTACCCGCTGCCGCTCTATCCGCTGCAGATCCTCTGGATCAACATCGTAGCCGACAGCGCTCTGGACAAGACCTTCCCCTTTATCAGAGAGGAGGGTGATGTGATGAAAGGCAGCCCCAGAAAACCCGATACCCAGTTTTTCGACAAGATACAGATCGCCCGGACCCTCTACGCCTCGGCTGTCATCGGCCTTCTGGGGCTCTGGCTCTATCATGTGACCATCACGGCCCGGGGTCATGATGCTGCCGTCTCGACCGTCTTTACGGCGATGATCGTCGCCATCTGGGTCAACGGCCTGCAGTCGCTCAAAGAGCATGAACCGTTTCTAAAGCATATCCGCACCAGTCTGACCATCAGTCCCTATCTCTGGCTGGGAATCTCTATCGGCGTTTTTTTGCAGGGGGCCGTACTCTTTTTTGCGGGTGAATGGTTTCATGCCGAACTGCCGGATCTTGAAGCGTCGGGCTATATTCTGGCGATGGCGTTGAGCGTCTTTTGTCTCATCGAAGCCAGAAAATGGGCAGAGTTCGGATATCGGCACTATGTCCATACCAAAGTATGA